The following nucleotide sequence is from Lepus europaeus isolate LE1 chromosome 16, mLepTim1.pri, whole genome shotgun sequence.
agagacagcaagagctcAAGAAGCGCCTGCTCGTCCTGGGGGGAATCCTGTTCTGGACGTCAGGCATCACAGCCCTGGTGCCGGTCTCGTGGGTGGCCCACGTGACGGTCCAGGAGTTCTGGGATGAGACCCTTCCAGAGATTGTGCCCCGGTGGGAGTTTGGGGAGGCCCTGTTCCTGGGCTGGGGTGCTGGCTTCTCCCTCCTCGTGGGAGGGTGTCTGCTTCACTGTGCAGCCTGCCCCGCCCGGGCTCCGCTTGCGGCTGGCCACTACGCGGCGGCAGACGTGCAGACTCAGTGTCCACACCTGGAAGACGGAACTGCAGATCCCAAAGTGTAAGCCGTGGATGAGACCAGAGCGATGTATCCCATTAACCCCAAAGACACGAGGAGGTCTCTGGTTACGTGAATCTGCGCAGCTCACATTTTCCCACTCAATAACTATTTCTCTCTATTAgactccctcctccccactctggAGAATAATCAGGGACCTCTTGTATCTAAAAGAGAATCGTTATGGTAAGCATTCCATAGGTCTGAGTGAAGAAATGTTTCACTGACCTGGTTATTAAATCAATCCGTGGTGGTGGGTGTCTATGAACGTGACTCTTAAGCTTTAACCTGTTCTTTTTTGTATCAGAAAGCCTTTTCTGTTTAGTTGCTTTTGTTGGCAAGTGGAAATGGTAACTAGTTTCTGTTTCCTAGAGGAAGAAAAACCAGCAATCTGAAATCCTTTGAAGTTTCTGCATAAGTGAAACCACATGCAAAACCAGTGCTAACGTGCTGTTTCCCCAATGACGGCTTGGTCTCCTTTGGTTTGTGTTTTAGGAAATTCCTAGGTACTCTGTTTAATTTTATGAGGATCTTTATGTAGCTGAAGGTTGGAGGTGTTTTGTGATATTCTCAGATTTAAAACACCAGCCATTATCCTCTCTCATTTCTTTCCTGAAAagcttcatatttaaaaaaaaaacaattccacTGATTTTTCTGGATACCCAAGTATTATCAGTTGGTTTGCCTGTCCTTTGTTCAATTAAAAATTAGACTTGGGGATAACTATTTCAGTGGTGAACAGAGATGCTGATTCTAACCTACAAAGTCCCATTGCTCAATCTGTCCACAGATTAAGACTCATATTTACACAATGGAGAAAAAGTGTTTTTACGCACTTGTCCATGAATCTGACAGAAAGGCATGTAGATACATAGACCCAATATTTGGTTCACTGTTGTTTCATAAGCTATGTGGTGTATGTAGCCGAAgagcttttctcaaaaaaaaaaaaaaaaaaaaaaaaaaaaaaggcctgattCAAGATCTCAAGAGATTTATggtaagactgatttatttggtTAAGAAATACTTTTcttgaatctatttttttttttaaaaaatgataacatCCAGTATCATCGTAACACACACATTGAAATTTGAGAACTACAACAGATGAACATCTGACAGGTGCAATTAGCGAGACAGAAAGCAGGAGTTAAATGAAAACCATCAATTAAACACTTGTGCATTCAGACTTCTTAATTCTTTGACTTGTTAGAAAGGCTGAGGACAACATGAGAGCCATTTATACCTTAACAATGAAGAGTTTTATTTCAGTGACAAACTGCTTCCTACAAAACCAAGCCCACAGGACATGAACACGGTCTCGGCCACACCTTGGCATTACTGGTTTGCattatttccctctctttcttcggAAACCTATTCAACATGGAACCAAACAATAGCAACTCTGGCAGGAATCCTCCTAAATacacaatgaaaaaatatttctgcCTCGGCAAGTGATAACACAGGTGTCACACTTCTTTTCACAGCAACCGAACGGCAGGAGTTAGCTTTGTTAAAGCCCACAGGGCTTCATAATGGCTTTAGTATTTAGAACTGCAGCACAGTTTGCTGGAATTTCACTATCTTTGCTGGGATGGATTTTATCCTGTCTTACAAACTACCTGCCACTCTGGAAGAACCTCAACCTGGACTTAAACGAGATGGAACACTGGACCCTGGGACTCTGGCAGACTTGTGTCGTCCAGGAGGAAGTGGGCACTCAGTGCAAGGGCTTCGACTCtttcctggctttgcctgctgaACTCCGGATCGCCAGGATTTTCATGTTTCTGTGCAACGGGCTGGGGTTCCTGGGCCTGCTGGTCTCGGGGTCTGGCCTGGACTGCTTGAGAAtcggagagagacagcaagagctcAAGAAGCGCCTGCTCGTCCTGGGGGGAATCCTGTTCTGGACGTCAGGCATCACAGCCCTGGTGCCGGTCTCGTGGGTGGCCCACGTGACGGTCCAGGAGTTCTGGGACGAGACCCTTCCAGAGATTGTGCCCCGGTGGGAGTTTGGGGAGGCCCTGTTCCTGGGCTGGGGTGCTGGCTTCTCCCTCCTCGTGGGAGGGTGTCTGCTTCACTGTGCAGCCTGCCCCGCCCGGGCTCCGCTTGCGGCCGGCCACTACGCGGCGGCAGACGTGGAAGCTCTTCATCAACGACTGCCCATGAAAAACTCCAACCTCAAAGTCTAGGCCAGAAGGCATCAGCGCTCTCCAGGCTTCAGGagatggctcagctctggatttGGTAGGACTTCCTGCTACACAGCCACCATTCACTATGCTCCTGCTTTTCCAAAATGCaatccccccctctccccctggggATTTACCTTCTTAAACTAGAATTTCTTTCTAAGACTGGTAAAGCACTTTTATCTTCTTGTCAAAGAAGAAAACCAATCAAGACTTAATAGCAATCACAATCCTTACTGTGAATGAGTTTTCTCAGTTTTAAAATAGGCACAGTGATTGCACAGAGCTGGTAAATAAAACATTGTATcaaatgtgtatgtatttttgaAGGTATTATTCATATGGAGGGGAATCATTTTGGCAATTGGAAATGCCACTGCTAATCACTGGTTTCTTTCATGTGTTTGAAATAACCTATTAGACATAAGCTAACGTCTCATCCCAGATTTAAAATGCCTGATATCTGATTgtacataaaaaaacaaaaagcctgcTGGTTCTTTAAAAACATTGGAAGTGAGAGACATGGGAGACACCATTTCCTTTCCTCAGTGCCTCTATGGAGGCTTTCCAAAAGCCAGCCCCACTCATTCACGCCTTCAAGCACAGGAGGGCAACCTTGCGTTTTGGAAGATTCACTTAGAATCTAacccctcctccctgctctgtgcctgaTGGCCCACACTGCCACTGGCCCCTGGCTCTCAGCCGCGGTTGGGACGGGTGGGTGCGCATGGGCACAGGGCCTCCTGGGAGCGCTGCCAGCTCAGCAGGCCCCCGACTGAGCGCGCGTTCCGGAGCCCTCTGTCTGATCTGCAGAACAGATGTATTCATAGTCTAAACGGGAACTATTCACAGCAAACTGCTGGGCTGGGGAAGTTCATGAGAGATTTTATATGTGCTTGGTCCATGGTTTCAGTAAACTCTGATGCTTGTGCCAATTAGGGAAATTAAGTGAACAataaacaacagcaaaataaagtATTATGCAGATGTATCTTtgttaagaaacagaaaaaccactgatttttttttccacccaCAAACACATGGAAAGTGCAGAAACCAAAGTTAATCTACATGATGTATTTGCATACTTTTATAAACAAGacaaatttaaacagaaatatattcAGAATTTAACCTGATTAAGTATTTAGTTCAGTCCTGAGCTTTGATATTTAATACAATATAATAAAGCAATAGCAAAAACCCCAaagattttaagtttatttgatttGCATCCTACGAGATTCAGCTAAACTTTGTTCATTTGGCTAGCCATATTTTTTTGTACCTGTAACACTTAAGAttctgatatacaaaactgtaaTTACATACTGATAATTCAAAATTGAGGACTAAATATTACATTCTTTTTACCCTGTGCAGAATAAGTcctaccttttaaaaatagcatttataatattaaaattcatatttgtCCATATGGTTTTGTGATCATGTTAGTAAAATGTTTTGTCACTGTGACTCATTTGGGTTAGTACAAATATGACAGTATTATTAAAAGCTGCCTATAAATACATAACACTATTGCTGATTTTAAAGTGTGGAAAAAGTTATATTAAAGTAAGTTTGTTTCTCATGTTAGAAATGAGCAAATTctgtaaaataaaaccaaaagcatCTTGGTCACAACTGTTAACTACCAGCCCgagacagattttatttttttaatacttatctGAAACTTTTTGTATTACAAAAAGTTAACAGCTAATCTGATGGAGACTTATAAAGCTGTAAATATTCCAATATAGCCTCTTCTATGTCGAACATTTAAAATGGCCAGAACCAAACTATATATTAAACAGAACATAAATAATaccgtaaataaataaatgaagaaaataaaatcgtACGGTACAACTACACATAACTCTATAAACATTTTTCACGGTCAAACTAAGAAGCTGAGATCAGCTGACCTTCATTAACTTTACATTAAATAAACTTCTGTCTCTCACATTTGACCTCGACAAGGACGAATGGCATTCTTTAACTGGATCTTCTTAGGCATCTAACAGAGCAAGCTGGGCAGCCTTGAAGGCCGGTGCTCAGTCGCTTCACTAGGCTGGTTTCTGTTCAAAGCAACGTCATGTCCAGTTCTATCTAACAAGAAATTTGTATATTCCTATAAGTGGTgggattttagaaaaaaataaagttctagGCTCAGAAACTGCTTAATTTGATCCTTGATTCTGCTAAAATGAGCTTTCTAAAATATGTACAGTAAATTTAAAGACAGTAAAAATTTTTGCTAGTGAGGATTCTAGCTTACAAACGGGACTTTTTAACACTTTATTTAAAGGGTCTGTTCCTTTACGATGATTTGGAATTGTTAAAAATTACTGGTTTAGTTTGCAATGTAAGATAGTTGTCTAAAATATGCTTCTTCTAATATAACAGACAGAATAACAAGGGCAGTTTAAGTTGTTTAAATAACATATATTTTAGAAGCCTTTAAGCTGGCAGGGCTACAtcgaggacttttttttttctttctttttttttttttgaagtagtgCCTGGGCTGGGTAAGCTAAAATTCTAATAGGAGGGCACATTATTATATTTCTGAATTTGTTCATTTAgagtaatttttttccttcttgcaaACAATTCAGCCCCACATCAACGCTCTCCCCTTGGCGCCCCCTCTCTACCATGAACCGCAGACGCCCGCAccgaggggaggggctgggactctGAAATCCCCCgatctcccttccttctttttggCAACTCTGACTCCACCAAGGCAGCCTTCGGTGGGCCGCGCTGTCTCCGGGGTGCCCTCGGGGCCAGCCGGGAGGCCCACACGGGAAGGCGCCGCTCCAGAGGAAGCCGGTTCCCCGCGCTCTGCCCGCGAGCCAGGGGTGCCGCGCCTCTCAGGGGTATTCTCACATGGTTTTACGTTTTCTTTAGACAAAAAGGAACTTGTTTCCAGGAGCCAAAGTGCTGCCACCCGGGCGGCAGGACGTCACACTGGACTCCCGGAGCTGCTCTCCAAGAACGCCCGTGGCGCCGCTGCCGGGGACCACCGGGAAGCGCAAACACCGCTCTAAGAAAAGCCGCTGTCCCACGTGGTGTCTTCTTAGACACCCAGCGGAGGGGGAAACACGCCAGGTCCTGCCTCCCTTCCACTTTGACAAGATAAAGCCCACTGGCAATACACACACAAGCTAATTTGTGGGCCGCATTACCCCATTTTTGTtagctgagtcttttttttttcttttcaaaatattatattcAAAGTATTTTACAAATTAACATGTTGAAAATATGTGAAATGAAAGTCCATCAAGAATTGACAATTACGTCACACaaacagcccccccaccccaaaaaaaataaaaaggaagaaagaagacaaaCGGTCCGTCTTTCACCGAGCAGGTGGAGGCAGACGGTCTGAGCGCTGGCGTCACACGTCGTCGGCCGGCAGGGACGGGATGCTGATCTTCGCTCTGGTGAAGTAGGCCATCTTCTCCCTGCATTGGCGGGCAGAAGCGCACTGGCTTCAAGATGGTGTTTACAACACTTGGTGACCATCACTAGAGTCCCCGAGCCTGGAGGGGGCTCCTCTCCCCGGGGCCGACCTCCACTGAAAATCAGGATGGCCATGGCCCACGGGGAGACGGCAGTTCTGGCTCAGGGTGATGCCATAGGGGCCAAGGCAGCAACCTGGCCCCAGGACTTCCAGTACAAGACGACTTTTAAATCATTGCAGGTTTGATCTAGGGATGagggtctctttcttttttaaaaatttttaaaaaggagttattctatttggaaggcagagtgacagagaagaagagagacacacTCCGAGAGATAGAGAATGAtcctccatctacttgttcactcctcaggggctgctggatcaggctgaagccagaagccaggaactctgagtctcccatgtgtgtgctagGGACCAAGTACCTCACATGACGCCagggaaattatttttttgttaaagacttatttcttcatttaaaaaaaaaaagattttatttatttgaaaagcagagttacagagagagaggaagagagagagaaaatattctacctgctggttcactccccagatggccacaacggccagggctggaccatgccaaagtgaagcttcttccaggagcttcttccaggtctctcatgggtagcaggggcccaagcacttgagccatcttctgctgctttctcaggcctttagcagggactggatctaagtggagcagctgggactcccatatgggatgccagcattgctggtggaggcttaaccctctatgccataatgctggccccagggaaattcctttttttttttttttaagatttattttatttatttgaaagagttacagagagggaaagacagagagaaaggtcttccatccgttggttctctccccaaatggctgcaatggctggagctgagctgacctgaagccagaagccaagaacttcttcttcttcttttttaaaagattattttatttatttgaaagacagagttacagatagaggtagagccagagagaggtctttcatttgctggttcacttcccaaacaactgcaacggccagagctgagctaatccaaagccaggagcttcttccaggtctcccatgtgggtaggggcccaagtacttaggccatcttctactgcttttccaggccatagcagagagctggattggaagaggagcagccaggactagaaccggtgcccatatg
It contains:
- the CLDN24 gene encoding putative claudin-24, translated to MAFDFKTAMQSLGLLLSFLGWVLSIMTTYLPLWKNLNLDLNEMEHWTLGLWQTCVVQEEVGTQCKGFDSFLALPAELRIARIFMFLCNGLGFLGLLVSGSGLDCLRIGERQQELKKRLLVLGGILFWTSGITALVPVSWVAHVTVQEFWDETLPEIVPRWEFGEALFLGWGAGFSLLVGGCLLHCAACPARAPLAAGHYAAADVQTQCPHLEDGTADPKV
- the CLDN22 gene encoding claudin-22, whose product is MALVFRTAAQFAGISLSLLGWILSCLTNYLPLWKNLNLDLNEMEHWTLGLWQTCVVQEEVGTQCKGFDSFLALPAELRIARIFMFLCNGLGFLGLLVSGSGLDCLRIGERQQELKKRLLVLGGILFWTSGITALVPVSWVAHVTVQEFWDETLPEIVPRWEFGEALFLGWGAGFSLLVGGCLLHCAACPARAPLAAGHYAAADVEALHQRLPMKNSNLKV